A single Mastomys coucha isolate ucsf_1 chromosome X, UCSF_Mcou_1, whole genome shotgun sequence DNA region contains:
- the Mospd1 gene encoding motile sperm domain-containing protein 1 isoform X1, with amino-acid sequence MHQQKRQPELVEGNLPVFVFPTELIFYADDQSTHKQVLTLYNPYEFALKFKVLCTTPNKYVVVDAAGAVKPQCCVDIVIRHRDVRSCHYGVIDKFRLQVSEQSQRKALGRKEVIATLLPTAKEQQKEEEEKRIKEHLAESVFFEQSCQPGSIDFIVPQSLLTFPTLITELQLTPNMLTAVNPVSNVALGETGTEI; translated from the exons ATGCATCAACAAAAAAGACAACCAGAGTTAGTGGAAGGGAATCTTCCTGTCTTTGTGTTTCCCACGGAGCTAATATTTTATGCAGATGATCAGTCCACTCATAAGCAAGTGTTGACTCTCTACAATCCCTATGAGTTTGCCTTAAAGTTCAAAG ttttatgtACGACTCCAAATAAGTATGTTGTCGTTGATGCTGCTGGTGCAGTGAAGCCACAGTGCTGTGTGGATAT TGTGATTCGTCATAGAGATGTTCGGTCCTGTCACTATGGTGTGATAGACAAATTCCGCCTCCAGGTTTCCGAACAAAGCCAGAGGAAggccttgggaaggaaagaggttATTGCCACTCTTCTCCCAACTGCGAAAGAACagcaaaaagaagaggaggagaagagaataaaGGAACACTTAGCCGAAAGTGTATTTTTTGAGCAGTCATGTCAACCAGGTAGTATTGATTTTATAGTCCCTCAAAGCCTCCTTACATTCCCAACTTTAATCACGGAGCTGCAGCTAACACCTAACATGCTAACGGCAGTAAACCCAGTCAGCAACGTGGCGCTTGGAGAAACAGGTACAGAAATATAG
- the Mospd1 gene encoding motile sperm domain-containing protein 1 isoform X4 — MHQQKRQPELVEGNLPVFVFPTELIFYADDQSTHKQVLTLYNPYEFALKFKVLCTTPNKYVVVDAAGAVKPQCCVDIVIRHRDVRSCHYGVIDKFRLQVSEQSQRKALGRKEVIATLLPTAKEQQKEEEEKRIKEHLAESVFFEQSCQPA; from the exons ATGCATCAACAAAAAAGACAACCAGAGTTAGTGGAAGGGAATCTTCCTGTCTTTGTGTTTCCCACGGAGCTAATATTTTATGCAGATGATCAGTCCACTCATAAGCAAGTGTTGACTCTCTACAATCCCTATGAGTTTGCCTTAAAGTTCAAAG ttttatgtACGACTCCAAATAAGTATGTTGTCGTTGATGCTGCTGGTGCAGTGAAGCCACAGTGCTGTGTGGATAT TGTGATTCGTCATAGAGATGTTCGGTCCTGTCACTATGGTGTGATAGACAAATTCCGCCTCCAGGTTTCCGAACAAAGCCAGAGGAAggccttgggaaggaaagaggttATTGCCACTCTTCTCCCAACTGCGAAAGAACagcaaaaagaagaggaggagaagagaataaaGGAACACTTAGCCGAAAGTGTATTTTTTGAGCAGTCATGTCAACCAG CTTAG
- the Mospd1 gene encoding motile sperm domain-containing protein 1 isoform X2, producing MHQQKRQPELVEGNLPVFVFPTELIFYADDQSTHKQVLTLYNPYEFALKFKVLCTTPNKYVVVDAAGAVKPQCCVDIVIRHRDVRSCHYGVIDKFRLQVSEQSQRKALGRKEVIATLLPTAKEQQKEEEEKRIKEHLAESVFFEQSCQPGGRKSRACMLVHTCTERQRQAD from the exons ATGCATCAACAAAAAAGACAACCAGAGTTAGTGGAAGGGAATCTTCCTGTCTTTGTGTTTCCCACGGAGCTAATATTTTATGCAGATGATCAGTCCACTCATAAGCAAGTGTTGACTCTCTACAATCCCTATGAGTTTGCCTTAAAGTTCAAAG ttttatgtACGACTCCAAATAAGTATGTTGTCGTTGATGCTGCTGGTGCAGTGAAGCCACAGTGCTGTGTGGATAT TGTGATTCGTCATAGAGATGTTCGGTCCTGTCACTATGGTGTGATAGACAAATTCCGCCTCCAGGTTTCCGAACAAAGCCAGAGGAAggccttgggaaggaaagaggttATTGCCACTCTTCTCCCAACTGCGAAAGAACagcaaaaagaagaggaggagaagagaataaaGGAACACTTAGCCGAAAGTGTATTTTTTGAGCAGTCATGTCAACCAG GAGGGCGGAAATcacgtgcatgcatgcttgtgcacacatgcacggagagacagaggcaggcagactga
- the Mospd1 gene encoding motile sperm domain-containing protein 1 isoform X3 — MHQQKRQPELVEGNLPVFVFPTELIFYADDQSTHKQVLTLYNPYEFALKFKVLCTTPNKYVVVDAAGAVKPQCCVDIVIRHRDVRSCHYGVIDKFRLQVSEQSQRKALGRKEVIATLLPTAKEQQKEEEEKRIKEHLAESVFFEQSCQPGLITMAILRT; from the exons ATGCATCAACAAAAAAGACAACCAGAGTTAGTGGAAGGGAATCTTCCTGTCTTTGTGTTTCCCACGGAGCTAATATTTTATGCAGATGATCAGTCCACTCATAAGCAAGTGTTGACTCTCTACAATCCCTATGAGTTTGCCTTAAAGTTCAAAG ttttatgtACGACTCCAAATAAGTATGTTGTCGTTGATGCTGCTGGTGCAGTGAAGCCACAGTGCTGTGTGGATAT TGTGATTCGTCATAGAGATGTTCGGTCCTGTCACTATGGTGTGATAGACAAATTCCGCCTCCAGGTTTCCGAACAAAGCCAGAGGAAggccttgggaaggaaagaggttATTGCCACTCTTCTCCCAACTGCGAAAGAACagcaaaaagaagaggaggagaagagaataaaGGAACACTTAGCCGAAAGTGTATTTTTTGAGCAGTCATGTCAACCAG